Below is a window of Paraburkholderia kururiensis DNA.
CCACACGCGCGGCGGTCGTGAACTTCACCACCGACGTTCGCGTCTTCGCCGGTTGCGTCACGCGCTTCGCCACCGACTGGCCCACCGTTGCCGCAAGCCGCGTGAACAGCGTGCGTCTGGCGGATTCGCTCTCGCACGCCGAGCTCGAACTCGAGGACATGAGCGACGACGCCACGCGCCCCGTGCTGCGCATGCGCTGCGTGCACCGCGAGGAACACGCGCCGTTCGAAGGCTTCAACCGCGCGCAGGCCGCCGTGGTGGAAGGCGCGATTCTGGTGAGCCGACTTGCCATGCTGCCCGCCGACAAGGTGGACCGCGAAATGGCGTACCTGCAGATCGCCATCGACAAGACCGCCGGCGATACCGAACGCGCCGCCTGGGCCTGGCTCACGGCGGCCGTCGCCCGGCACCGCGCCCATGCGGGACGCGAGCCCGGCGGCAAGACCCCCGAACCCGCGGGCGAACTCGATCCCCACCCGCATCACGGAGAACTGCAATGACCGCATTGCTCGCGAGCGTCCGCTCGGAAGACGAGGCGCTGGAAGCCGCCCGCGCCGGCGCGGAACTGATCGACCTCAAGGAGCCGAACGAGGGCGCGCTGGGCGGCCTGCCCGCCGGCGCCATCGCGCGCATTGCGAGCCGGCTGCGCGCGCAGTATCCCGTGAAGCCCATCAGCGCGACGATAGGCGACGTGCCACCTGAGGCGCTCGATGAAATCGCCGCGCGCGTCATCGACGTGGCCGACGCGGGCGTGGATTACGTGAAGGTGGGTATCGCACCCGGGCCGGCCGCACGCCGTTGCCTCGACGAACTCGCATCGCTGCCGGCCACGGTGGTGCCCGTGCTGCTCTGCGACGGCGGCGTGGAAGGTGTGGATAACGAACTGGTGGAGCACGCGGCCACGCTCGGCTTCACCGGCTTGATGTTCGACACCGCCGGCAAAGACGGCCTCACGCTGTTCGATCACGTGGACACGGGCACGCTCGCGCGCTGGCTGCGGCTTGCGCGTTCGCGCGGTGCGTTGTGCGGCATTGCGGGCGCGCTGGGCTGGGGGCAGCTGGCGCAGATTCGCGAACTCGCGCCGGACGTGGCGGGCTTTCGCACCGCGCTGTGCGCCGACGGGCGGCGCTCGCGTCTCGACCCGCAGCGCGTCGCGCAATGGGCAAGTGCGCTGCATCGCCCCGCCGAGATGGTTCGCCCGCTCAACTCACCGGCACATTCAGCAGACGTTCGCGCATGAGCGCGGCGTTGTCCTTGTTGAAAAGCTCGACCACGTAGTTGGCCTCGTTCACGTAGTCCAGAAAACGACGGTCCACCACGCCGCTCGAAGCAAGCGTTTCGAGCGGCTCGCCGTCGCCTATCGGGCACGACTTCACCACGATCAGCCGCTCTGCGTTCAGCATGGTGGAGAGCCACGCGGCAAGGCTGTCCGACGTGGTGTCCCAGTTGCTCATGGCGTCCGGCGTGTCGCGCATGAGCGCCGTGGGCACCCACACGGCAACGTGCCCGTCGCGCAGCGCGCGGCGGATCTTCGCCTCGCTCGACGCGAGCACCAGTTCGGGCAGCACGCCCTGCATGAGGATGGCGTACTGCGTCATGGCGAGCAGACACATGTTGTGCGCGGCGAGGTCGTCGAAATGCCACTCCCCCTGGTATTGGCGGACCTTGTCCGCGAAATCGCCGCCGCCGGGCACGATCACCACTCGCCCGCCGCCCAGTTCGCACAGTTCGGTGAGCCACGTGCGCAGCGTCGGCTCGTGACTCAGGCTGCCCCCGATCTTGACCACCCACATGACGGTTGTCCTCGCATTCGCGTTCGTTTCATCTGACTGCTGCTTTTCTCTGTCCCGGCATGGGGCTGTCGCCGTGGCTCAT
It encodes the following:
- a CDS encoding aspartate kinase, whose translation is MWVVKIGGSLSHEPTLRTWLTELCELGGGRVVIVPGGGDFADKVRQYQGEWHFDDLAAHNMCLLAMTQYAILMQGVLPELVLASSEAKIRRALRDGHVAVWVPTALMRDTPDAMSNWDTTSDSLAAWLSTMLNAERLIVVKSCPIGDGEPLETLASSGVVDRRFLDYVNEANYVVELFNKDNAALMRERLLNVPVS
- a CDS encoding (5-formylfuran-3-yl)methyl phosphate synthase, which codes for MTALLASVRSEDEALEAARAGAELIDLKEPNEGALGGLPAGAIARIASRLRAQYPVKPISATIGDVPPEALDEIAARVIDVADAGVDYVKVGIAPGPAARRCLDELASLPATVVPVLLCDGGVEGVDNELVEHAATLGFTGLMFDTAGKDGLTLFDHVDTGTLARWLRLARSRGALCGIAGALGWGQLAQIRELAPDVAGFRTALCADGRRSRLDPQRVAQWASALHRPAEMVRPLNSPAHSADVRA
- a CDS encoding DUF447 domain-containing protein — protein: MIFETIVTTAAPDGRPHVAPMGIRYEGGFVILAPFRPSATLDNIVATRAAVVNFTTDVRVFAGCVTRFATDWPTVAASRVNSVRLADSLSHAELELEDMSDDATRPVLRMRCVHREEHAPFEGFNRAQAAVVEGAILVSRLAMLPADKVDREMAYLQIAIDKTAGDTERAAWAWLTAAVARHRAHAGREPGGKTPEPAGELDPHPHHGELQ